Proteins encoded within one genomic window of Arachis ipaensis cultivar K30076 chromosome B08, Araip1.1, whole genome shotgun sequence:
- the LOC107613558 gene encoding E3 ubiquitin-protein ligase arkadia-C yields MDKMIASEMDQHRQGYFHSEPGILPRGTGISHPNIRTIVAASGSTSNHDSHYLPPDAYDNGVYVTQYNGVQPQHNRNMAVAATPNLYYSGMNPSSSTGVFPMPLNHRGSDQLPGSGPYAVSLVSSDNFGRSSSFMDDVRGPYKRKSAEGMRGNYQYFNAPASSSTAPPNARHADGVPVMDTASFPLRVPSFVEVGPHGNAWSRSGDSIMVHDHNHLIRGNYVGQHFQPAAPPWLDQQLNSNNNDGHTTAWNQSLPMPYMHAPNVNGGSIESASMGLPRYHETASNRNGLRFPHPPPVNHQHHNYHHPALPMQGVRGHGVNFHPPVTAASFRVPTNPSHSAAMPTPNGFEMGPRHVGPVPSGGLRIYRPHRGVMHETIGHRNIPPMGFLHVDDVALIDEVGNLVDHHRDMRMDIEDMSYEDLLALGERIGNVSTGLSEETIAAQLKTKSYFKPISATNSDEAALDDCEADSCIICQDEYKNKEKIGVLRCEHEYHADCLRKWLIVKNVCPICKSEALTPGGKDV; encoded by the exons ATGGATAAGATGATAGCTTCAGAGATGGACCAACATAGACAAGGTTATTTTCATTCAGAACCCGGTATCCTTCCAAGAGGCACTGGCATCTCGCATCCTAATATCCGTACAATTGTGGCAGCTTCCGGGAGCACAAGTAATCATGATTCCCACTATTTACCACCAGATGCATATGACAATGGCGTATATGTGACACAGTATAACGGGGTTCAACCGCAACATAATCGTAACATGGCCGTTGCAGCCACGCCGAATTTATATTATTCCGGCATGAATCCTTCTTCTAGTACTGGTGTATTCCCTATGCCTCTAAATCATAGAGGCTCTGATCAATTGCCTGGTTCGGGCCCGTATGCAGTGTCTTTAGTTTCTTCGGATAATTTTGGAAGAAGCAGCAGCTTCATGGATGATGTCAGAGGTCCTTACAAGAGGAAAAGTGCTGAAGGCATGAGAGGAAATTATCAGTATTTTAATGCTCCGGCTAGTTCCTCAACTGCTCCCCCTAATGCTAGGCATGCCGACGGGGTTCCGGTAATGGATACTGCGTCTTTTCCTCTGCGCGTCCCTTCATTTGTGGAAGTAGGACCACATGGTAATGCATGGAGCAGATCAGGTGATTCCATTATGGTGCACGATCATAACCATTTGATTCGAGGAAACTATGTAGGGCAGCACTTTCAGCCGGCAGCACCTCCGTGGTTGGACCAGCAGTTGAATAGTAATAACAACGATGGTCATACAACAGCATGGAATCAGTCTCTTCCAATGCCTTATATGCATG CTCCAAATGTTAATGGAGGTTCAATAGAGAGTGCAAGTATGGGTTTGCCAAGGTATCACGAAACGGCGAGCAACAGAAACGGCCTTAGATTTCCTCATCCTCCTCCGGTCAATCACCAGCACCATAATTATCATCATCCGGCACTGCCTATGCAAGGAGTAAGAGGTCACGGTGTTAACTTCCACCCTCCTGTAACTGCGGCTTCATTCAGAGTTCCAACGAATCCTTCACACAGTGCTGCAATGCCCACGCCTAATGGTTTCGAGATGGGCCCCAGGCATGTGGGCCCTGTGCCATCAGGAGGCCTACGCATCTACCGACCTCATAGGGGAGTCATGCATGAAACTATTGGTCACCGAAATATTCCCCCCATGGGTTTCCTTCATGTTGAT GATGTTGCTCTAATCGATGAGGTGGGAAATTTGGTTGACCATCACCGAGACATGCGCATGGACATAGAGGATATGTCTTATGAG GATCTTCTTGCATTGGGTGAGCGGATCGGCAACGTAAGCACTGGTTTATCAGAGGAAACAATTGCGGcccaattgaaaacaaaatcatatttcaaaccGATTTCTGCTACTAATTCAGATGAGGCAGCCTTGGACGACTGCGAAGCTGATTCTTGCATTATATGCCAG GATGAATACAAGAACAAAGAGAAGATCGGAGTTCTGCGATGCGAGCACGAGTACCATGCGGATTGCTTGAGGAAGTGGTTGATTGTGAAGAATGTCTGCCCCATATGCAAATCAGAAGCATTGACTCCTGGAGGGAAGGATGTATAG